Proteins encoded by one window of Desulfallas thermosapovorans DSM 6562:
- a CDS encoding ABC transporter ATP-binding protein has product MSLLKVSNLCKSFGGLQAVNHFDLTLEPGEVVGLIGPNGAGKTTVFNLITGHFPPTSGEIIFEGHSLVNKAPYDICNTGIARTFQNIRLFKNNTVLDNVRAAFHSTTNYGLLGAVFRTPRFRSEEKRITGAAMNLLEILNLADRANDTAASLPYGDQRRLEIARALASNPKLLLLDEPAAGMNPSEVVNLVQLIKNVKAQFNLTVLVIEHQMGLVRNLCERVVVMDFGQVIAAGLPEDIRKDPKVLEAYLGKGASA; this is encoded by the coding sequence ATGTCACTTCTCAAAGTTAGTAACCTGTGCAAGTCCTTCGGCGGGCTACAAGCCGTCAACCATTTCGATCTGACCCTTGAGCCGGGTGAAGTGGTCGGCCTGATCGGTCCCAACGGGGCTGGTAAAACCACGGTATTTAATTTAATTACCGGTCATTTTCCCCCCACCTCAGGAGAGATAATCTTTGAAGGACACAGTTTGGTAAACAAAGCCCCCTACGATATTTGCAACACCGGCATTGCCAGGACATTCCAGAATATCCGGCTTTTTAAGAATAATACTGTGCTGGATAATGTGCGAGCCGCCTTTCACTCCACAACGAACTATGGACTCCTGGGGGCAGTTTTCCGTACTCCCAGGTTCCGGTCCGAGGAGAAAAGAATTACCGGTGCGGCCATGAACCTGCTGGAAATTTTAAATTTAGCCGACCGGGCCAATGATACTGCAGCCAGCCTGCCTTACGGGGATCAGCGTCGGCTGGAAATAGCCAGGGCTCTGGCCAGCAACCCCAAGCTTTTGCTGCTGGATGAACCCGCCGCCGGCATGAACCCTTCCGAGGTGGTAAACCTGGTACAGCTGATCAAAAACGTTAAAGCTCAATTCAACCTTACAGTGCTGGTCATCGAACACCAGATGGGACTGGTGAGGAACCTCTGTGAGCGGGTGGTGGTCATGGACTTCGGCCAGGTGATTGCCGCCGGGCTACCGGAAGATATAAGAAAAGATCCAAAGGTATTGGAAGCATACCTGGGCAAGGGGGCGTCGGCCTGA
- a CDS encoding serine hydrolase, which translates to MRFNKTALYALLTVLLLTGAAGISEPLKKNSSAVPDYSPLQEQIAGYLDKQPGVYGLYFIDINSGRGFGYNSRTVFHAASTFKVPMNLYLYRAADQGQLNLSERLFFRDKHLEGGTGILQNQPPGESYTIAQLADYSILYSDNVATNILLDRLGKENVKEFMRSLGGQVVDNEQNITCPRDLALYMQEVLRLARQPAGEKLLENLFDNKLKDRIPAPLPPDIKVANKIGTWPPSETYNDVAYVAHPKQPYILVVTSKETPGYREAVAVIRHLSELVYRYQTSAAI; encoded by the coding sequence TTGCGCTTTAATAAAACTGCTTTATATGCGTTGTTAACGGTGTTGCTGCTAACCGGCGCCGCAGGTATCAGTGAACCGCTTAAAAAAAACTCCTCCGCGGTACCTGATTACTCACCGCTGCAAGAACAAATCGCCGGTTACCTGGATAAACAACCCGGTGTTTACGGGCTTTACTTCATTGATATAAATTCGGGCCGGGGGTTTGGGTATAACTCCCGTACAGTCTTTCATGCCGCCAGCACCTTTAAGGTACCTATGAATCTATACCTTTACCGCGCGGCGGACCAGGGGCAGTTAAATTTGTCCGAGCGGCTGTTTTTCAGGGACAAGCACCTTGAAGGTGGCACCGGAATACTGCAAAACCAACCGCCCGGAGAAAGTTATACCATAGCCCAACTGGCCGATTACTCCATACTCTACAGCGATAACGTGGCCACTAATATTTTATTGGATCGCCTGGGCAAGGAAAATGTAAAAGAATTTATGCGCTCCCTGGGTGGACAGGTGGTGGACAATGAACAAAACATCACCTGCCCCCGTGATTTAGCGCTGTACATGCAGGAGGTACTGCGCTTGGCCCGGCAACCGGCAGGGGAAAAGCTGTTGGAAAACCTGTTTGACAATAAGCTCAAAGACCGCATCCCCGCGCCTCTGCCTCCGGATATAAAGGTGGCCAATAAAATAGGTACCTGGCCTCCATCTGAAACGTATAATGATGTCGCCTACGTTGCCCATCCTAAACAGCCCTATATACTAGTGGTTACCAGCAAAGAAACACCCGGTTATAGGGAAGCTGTGGCGGTCATCCGTCATCTTTCTGAATTAGTATACCGGTATCAAACCAGTGCAGCAATCTGA
- a CDS encoding EcsC family protein codes for MLFNPFAMINKEDVRRSVEKLRRQHPDLTNRELCELIIARKSRLCAASGAITALPAAVPVVGTLVTLVGGTALDMAAVGYFTAEMILEMSAVYGRDLNLSRVSREALWVMASAVGADAAGKTIGKSAVQQMNNQFFTRLVREVLVSLGIRASQRSVLKVIPFLGAIISGSVNYFVCRKIGGIAANYYEKHHDETWVGETIDIEGKVIE; via the coding sequence ATGCTATTTAATCCCTTTGCTATGATAAATAAAGAAGATGTACGTCGTAGTGTGGAAAAATTACGCAGGCAACACCCGGACCTGACCAACCGGGAGTTATGCGAACTAATTATTGCCCGTAAGAGCAGGTTGTGTGCGGCCAGTGGTGCGATTACCGCTTTACCCGCCGCCGTGCCGGTTGTTGGCACGCTTGTAACCCTGGTGGGCGGCACGGCACTGGATATGGCGGCGGTGGGATACTTTACTGCAGAGATGATTTTGGAAATGTCCGCTGTATACGGGCGCGATTTAAACCTGTCCAGGGTGTCCAGGGAAGCGTTATGGGTAATGGCTTCAGCGGTTGGTGCGGATGCAGCCGGTAAAACCATCGGCAAATCAGCGGTGCAGCAAATGAATAATCAATTCTTTACACGATTGGTACGGGAGGTGCTTGTATCTCTGGGTATCAGGGCCTCCCAGCGATCGGTGCTGAAAGTGATTCCCTTTTTAGGGGCCATCATCTCGGGTTCAGTTAACTACTTTGTCTGTCGAAAGATCGGGGGTATTGCTGCAAACTATTATGAAAAGCATCACGATGAAACCTGGGTGGGAGAAACCATAGACATTGAAGGGAAGGTTATCGAATAA
- a CDS encoding pyruvate kinase alpha/beta domain-containing protein, which yields MYWEKKGPENTDATIKAALERANQRNINYLVVASSSGDTARKLIDCGRRVVCVSYHVGFDNPGSRRMSDEVLAELNQKGIQVLFTTHLLAGVDRAIRNKFGGVYPSEIMAQTLRMLGQGVKVCVEISGMALDAGLIPYGEEIIAIGGTGKGADTAAVIAPAHSNHFFDTKVKEIICKPREF from the coding sequence ATGTACTGGGAAAAAAAAGGCCCCGAAAATACCGATGCGACCATAAAGGCCGCACTGGAAAGGGCTAACCAAAGAAATATCAATTACCTCGTCGTAGCGTCCAGCAGCGGGGATACCGCCCGCAAATTAATTGATTGCGGCCGCCGGGTGGTATGTGTCAGCTACCATGTGGGCTTTGACAACCCGGGCAGCAGGCGCATGAGTGACGAAGTTCTGGCCGAGCTCAATCAAAAGGGCATCCAGGTATTATTTACCACCCACCTGTTGGCCGGAGTGGACCGGGCCATCCGCAATAAATTCGGTGGTGTTTACCCCTCCGAAATTATGGCCCAAACCCTGCGCATGCTGGGCCAGGGGGTTAAAGTATGTGTGGAGATTAGTGGCATGGCACTGGATGCCGGGCTAATTCCATATGGGGAAGAAATCATTGCCATCGGCGGAACGGGCAAAGGCGCCGATACCGCTGCGGTCATTGCGCCCGCCCATTCCAACCACTTCTTTGATACCAAGGTAAAGGAGATTATCTGCAAACCCAGGGAGTTCTAA
- the cobT gene encoding nicotinate-nucleotide--dimethylbenzimidazole phosphoribosyltransferase, with the protein MLLTETVNKIGMLDDVAMAQAKERMDSLIKPPGSLGQLEQIALKLAGILGQPRPRIGKRAVIVMAGDHGVTDEGVSAAPRDVTWQMLPAFINGVAGIGVLARHAGASITVVDVGVAADVDIPGVLKRRVKAGTGNIAAGPAMTRDEAVAALEVGIEVARAEIERGATLLALGDMGIGNTTPSSAILAVLGGYSVNDVTGRGTMINDEVLDKKRRAITRALEINRPDPADGVDVLAKVGGLEIAGLAGVVLGCAANRVPVVVDGFITGAAALIAAAIKPESKNYMLASHLSGEPGHGLMLELLGLTPLLHMGMRLGEGTGAALAMHIIDAACRVLDEMVTFQEAGVMDMDEEKLLQEHR; encoded by the coding sequence ATGCTGCTGACTGAAACCGTCAACAAGATTGGGATGCTGGATGATGTGGCCATGGCCCAAGCAAAGGAGCGGATGGATAGCTTAATCAAGCCCCCGGGCAGCCTGGGTCAATTGGAGCAGATAGCCCTGAAACTGGCCGGTATATTGGGCCAGCCGCGCCCGCGTATTGGTAAACGGGCTGTTATAGTAATGGCCGGTGATCACGGTGTGACGGATGAAGGGGTAAGCGCAGCGCCCCGGGATGTGACCTGGCAAATGTTGCCCGCTTTTATCAATGGGGTGGCCGGTATCGGAGTGCTGGCCCGGCATGCCGGAGCTTCCATTACGGTGGTGGACGTGGGTGTTGCGGCCGATGTAGATATACCCGGGGTATTAAAGCGCCGGGTCAAGGCGGGCACCGGTAACATTGCCGCCGGGCCGGCCATGACCCGGGATGAGGCTGTGGCGGCGCTGGAAGTGGGTATTGAAGTGGCCCGGGCCGAAATAGAACGGGGTGCCACACTGCTGGCTCTGGGTGATATGGGTATAGGCAATACTACACCCAGCAGTGCCATTTTAGCTGTGCTGGGTGGGTATTCCGTCAATGATGTAACCGGCCGGGGAACCATGATCAATGACGAGGTGCTGGATAAGAAGCGCCGGGCTATAACCCGGGCCTTGGAAATAAATCGTCCTGATCCGGCTGACGGCGTGGATGTTCTGGCCAAAGTGGGTGGCTTGGAAATAGCCGGCCTGGCCGGAGTAGTGCTGGGTTGTGCAGCTAATCGAGTGCCGGTAGTGGTTGACGGGTTTATTACCGGGGCGGCTGCTCTAATTGCCGCTGCCATAAAGCCCGAGTCCAAAAATTATATGCTGGCTTCTCACTTGTCCGGTGAGCCCGGTCACGGGTTAATGCTTGAACTCTTAGGGCTGACCCCCTTGCTACACATGGGGATGCGTTTGGGAGAAGGAACCGGAGCAGCCCTGGCTATGCATATTATTGACGCTGCCTGCCGGGTATTGGATGAAATGGTTACTTTCCAGGAAGCCGGCGTTATGGATATGGACGAAGAAAAGCTGCTCCAGGAGCATAGGTAG
- a CDS encoding HPP family protein, with translation MSEQSEKRVIDIMIPVRNYKVVSHNCTVADAIKVLHRGFYQRNAGGQGHRSVIVSDDYGNPQGMVTFRSVLQALEPFFARADRLSVPTFWEGLFTERCKHEAQKSIKDIMHPINVIALDANDTLIKAVHAMIKHKLGTLPVKKNNRLVGMVRVNELFAEVYDLVAGARSMEVSNGYKIDI, from the coding sequence GTGTCTGAACAGTCTGAAAAAAGAGTTATTGATATTATGATCCCGGTGCGTAATTATAAAGTAGTATCGCACAACTGCACCGTTGCAGATGCCATTAAAGTATTGCACAGGGGTTTTTACCAACGCAATGCAGGAGGGCAGGGACACAGGTCGGTAATTGTCAGCGATGATTACGGCAACCCGCAGGGTATGGTTACTTTCCGGTCTGTGCTGCAAGCCCTTGAGCCCTTTTTTGCCAGGGCCGATCGTCTTTCCGTGCCCACCTTTTGGGAGGGATTGTTTACGGAAAGGTGTAAACACGAGGCCCAAAAAAGCATAAAAGATATTATGCATCCCATTAATGTTATCGCCCTGGACGCCAACGATACCTTAATTAAGGCAGTGCACGCGATGATTAAACATAAATTGGGCACGCTGCCGGTAAAGAAAAACAACCGCCTGGTTGGTATGGTCAGGGTGAACGAATTGTTTGCCGAAGTATATGATCTGGTGGCCGGTGCCCGGAGCATGGAAGTTAGTAATGGCTACAAAATAGATATTTAA
- a CDS encoding DUF1634 domain-containing protein: MSSQVRAENVRQQTAPERQKAVAAQIEVPPEQIKYANLLLYCSWAGIGILMVTFLLYMSGIMGSYIPPAEISQYWGMSVHDYLVATGAPHGWGWLGMLGNSDYLNLIGIALLATLTVVGYVALLLPAYLRKKDIPYATIVMLEITVLTLAASGILKVGAH, translated from the coding sequence ATGAGTAGTCAAGTGAGAGCTGAGAATGTGCGGCAGCAAACTGCGCCGGAAAGGCAAAAAGCAGTGGCAGCCCAAATAGAAGTGCCTCCCGAGCAGATTAAGTACGCTAATTTGTTGCTGTACTGCTCCTGGGCCGGAATTGGCATTTTGATGGTAACATTTCTGCTTTACATGAGTGGTATAATGGGTTCGTACATTCCTCCGGCTGAAATATCACAATACTGGGGTATGAGTGTGCATGATTACCTGGTGGCCACGGGAGCCCCGCATGGTTGGGGTTGGCTGGGCATGCTGGGCAACAGCGACTACCTGAATTTAATTGGCATTGCCCTGCTGGCCACCCTTACCGTGGTGGGTTATGTAGCCCTTTTATTACCGGCCTACCTGCGCAAAAAGGATATTCCGTATGCAACCATTGTTATGCTTGAGATTACTGTATTAACTCTGGCTGCCTCCGGGATTCTTAAAGTTGGTGCGCATTAA
- a CDS encoding ATP-binding protein produces MKSTDNNIFVGFFGGSLRIQFLVIITILLIIPVLVILYDLFFASRSDEAMFIERKEKLGTIIDSVIIPDIKKNIALTSGNTNINTLDTTQRVEKLRAAFDQAAKPLVPSNPGVRFGLYIPETGQIFVHGFLHQYRDLSPEEQRQRERRILDEANSGLINVAAGGQPLARLASSLNDQTFEYLSPVYIDSQLVAVAWADQGVHPIFAQSRNFRTLTRSFTLLALMLSPIGALIIVHNLSSGVTVIKNGLRIMERDLSHLIPDLPGEAGEIARAVNKMAASLAEKEKLEEELRRSERLAALGRLVTGVAHELRNPIGVIKTTVQLMEKDFAHIDETKEYVTIINEQITRSNRVIQELLDFGKPGKNTLQDAYINALLERVLTFTSPMLRQQNIQLHLELDESVPATEVDAERIKQVFVNLILNATQAMPDGGTLTIKTYHDDKWVYTEFTDTGPGIEQADLGRIFDPFYTTKESGAGLGLSISHQIVRMHGGHITVDSHIKEGTTFTVQLPLPEICDLYK; encoded by the coding sequence ATGAAAAGTACTGATAATAATATCTTTGTCGGCTTCTTTGGTGGCAGTCTGCGCATACAATTTCTGGTAATCATCACCATACTGCTGATAATTCCCGTGCTGGTGATTTTGTATGACTTATTTTTTGCCAGTCGCAGCGATGAAGCAATGTTTATAGAACGCAAGGAAAAACTGGGCACCATTATTGACTCGGTGATCATACCGGATATCAAAAAAAATATTGCTCTTACCAGTGGCAACACAAACATAAATACCCTAGATACCACCCAAAGAGTTGAAAAGCTGAGAGCAGCCTTTGACCAGGCGGCCAAACCGCTGGTACCCAGTAACCCCGGGGTTCGTTTCGGTTTGTATATCCCCGAGACCGGCCAGATATTTGTTCATGGTTTTTTACATCAATACCGTGACTTGAGCCCGGAAGAACAAAGGCAGAGGGAGCGAAGGATTCTGGATGAAGCCAACAGCGGCTTAATCAACGTGGCCGCCGGCGGTCAACCACTGGCCAGGCTGGCCAGCAGCTTAAACGACCAAACTTTCGAGTACCTTTCACCGGTATACATTGACAGCCAGCTGGTTGCGGTGGCCTGGGCAGACCAGGGGGTGCATCCCATCTTCGCCCAGAGCCGCAATTTTCGTACTTTGACCCGTTCTTTTACGCTGCTGGCACTGATGCTTAGCCCCATCGGGGCACTGATTATCGTACACAATTTATCCAGTGGAGTTACTGTAATTAAAAACGGCCTGCGCATCATGGAAAGGGATCTCAGTCATCTTATACCTGATTTGCCCGGCGAAGCCGGAGAAATAGCCCGGGCAGTGAACAAGATGGCCGCGTCCCTGGCTGAAAAGGAGAAGTTGGAGGAGGAACTGCGCCGTTCGGAACGACTGGCGGCTCTGGGCAGGCTGGTTACCGGTGTAGCCCACGAGTTACGCAACCCCATTGGCGTAATCAAGACAACCGTTCAATTAATGGAGAAGGATTTCGCACACATCGACGAAACAAAAGAATATGTAACCATAATTAACGAACAAATAACCCGCTCCAACCGGGTAATTCAGGAACTGCTTGATTTCGGCAAACCCGGCAAGAATACTTTGCAGGATGCATACATTAACGCGCTGCTGGAAAGGGTGCTCACCTTTACCTCCCCCATGCTACGCCAGCAGAACATCCAACTCCACCTGGAACTGGATGAAAGCGTCCCGGCCACTGAGGTGGACGCGGAAAGAATAAAACAGGTTTTTGTGAATTTAATATTAAATGCCACTCAGGCCATGCCCGATGGCGGCACTTTGACCATCAAGACATATCATGATGATAAATGGGTCTATACTGAATTCACCGACACCGGTCCGGGCATTGAACAAGCAGATTTGGGAAGGATTTTTGACCCGTTTTATACCACCAAGGAAAGTGGCGCCGGCCTGGGATTGTCCATCAGTCACCAGATAGTGCGCATGCACGGCGGTCATATCACTGTTGACAGTCATATTAAGGAAGGGACTACTTTCACAGTACAGCTACCCCTGCCGGAAATATGCGATCTTTATAAATAA
- the fni gene encoding type 2 isopentenyl-diphosphate Delta-isomerase, translating to MTRKKRKLEHIRYAMELPEVLHHSGFADLLLVHNALPELDWDKLDTSCSFMGKKLKAPLMINAITGGHSGVLGINRELARAAAFTGIAMAVGSQRAALDDPAVRDTFSVAREFNPEGLLLANLSALCTLEQALEAVEMINADGIQLYLNVNQELAMPEGEMNFSGVLENIRNLAANLPVPVLVKEVGCGMARETVAALADAGVRYIDVSGWGGTNFAAIEGRRGGKGGIALERWGIPTAISLLEALNAGKTISVVASGGVRTAEDAAKALTAGASLVALAGPFLRVLKKRGPEGLVHYIGELISGLKRVMMLTGASHMAALARRPLVITGLTAAWLKRRGIDIDCYARR from the coding sequence ATAACCAGGAAAAAGAGAAAGCTTGAGCACATCCGATACGCCATGGAATTGCCCGAGGTGCTACATCATTCCGGTTTTGCCGATCTTCTACTGGTGCATAATGCGCTGCCTGAGCTGGATTGGGACAAGCTGGACACTTCATGCAGTTTCATGGGTAAAAAACTGAAGGCACCACTGATGATTAACGCCATTACCGGGGGGCATTCCGGTGTACTGGGAATTAACCGGGAGTTAGCCAGGGCGGCTGCTTTTACGGGAATTGCCATGGCGGTGGGGTCCCAGCGGGCAGCGCTGGATGATCCGGCGGTGCGGGATACTTTTTCCGTGGCCAGGGAGTTTAATCCCGAAGGCCTGCTGCTGGCCAATCTGAGCGCCCTTTGCACCCTGGAACAGGCGCTGGAAGCCGTGGAAATGATTAATGCCGATGGTATCCAGCTTTATCTTAATGTGAACCAGGAGCTGGCTATGCCCGAGGGGGAAATGAATTTTAGCGGTGTTCTGGAAAATATCAGGAACCTGGCGGCGAATTTACCCGTACCGGTACTGGTTAAAGAAGTCGGTTGCGGCATGGCCCGGGAGACGGTAGCTGCTTTGGCTGATGCCGGAGTGCGCTACATAGATGTCAGCGGTTGGGGCGGTACCAATTTTGCAGCCATTGAGGGAAGGCGTGGCGGCAAGGGGGGTATTGCCCTGGAGCGTTGGGGTATACCCACGGCCATTAGTTTACTAGAGGCCCTTAATGCCGGTAAAACAATATCCGTGGTGGCCTCGGGGGGAGTGCGCACAGCGGAGGACGCTGCCAAGGCTCTGACCGCCGGGGCTTCCCTGGTGGCGCTGGCCGGGCCTTTTTTACGGGTCTTAAAGAAAAGGGGACCCGAGGGGCTGGTTCATTATATCGGTGAATTAATCTCCGGCCTCAAGCGGGTGATGATGCTTACCGGGGCTTCGCACATGGCGGCTCTGGCCAGACGCCCTCTGGTGATTACCGGGTTAACCGCAGCATGGCTTAAGCGGCGTGGTATTGATATTGATTGTTATGCCAGGCGTTGA
- a CDS encoding ABC transporter ATP-binding protein, with translation MLEVKDLEVYYGLIKALHGVSFEVKQGEIVTLIGANGAGKSTTLRTISSLIKPKTGTITFQGQDITGKAPHTIVAQGLSHVPEGRKVIGDMTVLENLRMGAFTRGDKGEIAASLDEVFARFPRLKERANQLAGTLSGGEQQMLAIGRGIMSKPKLLLLDEPSMGLSPKLVEEIFSIISTINSQGTTILLVEQNAFMALQVAHRAYVLETGRVVLSGDAKKLQKDEKVRSAYLGE, from the coding sequence ATGCTGGAAGTTAAAGATCTGGAAGTTTACTACGGTTTGATCAAAGCCCTGCACGGGGTATCTTTTGAAGTAAAACAAGGTGAAATTGTGACCCTGATTGGGGCCAACGGAGCGGGCAAAAGCACTACATTGCGTACCATCTCGTCGCTGATAAAACCCAAAACAGGCACCATCACCTTCCAGGGACAGGATATTACCGGCAAGGCTCCACATACAATAGTAGCTCAGGGGCTTTCCCACGTACCCGAAGGGCGCAAAGTAATCGGCGACATGACGGTGCTGGAGAATTTGCGTATGGGTGCCTTTACAAGGGGGGACAAGGGAGAAATTGCCGCCTCACTGGATGAAGTATTTGCCCGGTTCCCCCGTCTAAAGGAGCGTGCCAACCAGCTTGCCGGCACCCTCTCGGGCGGTGAACAGCAAATGCTGGCCATTGGCCGGGGCATTATGTCCAAGCCCAAACTGCTGCTGCTGGATGAACCATCCATGGGCCTTTCCCCCAAGCTGGTGGAAGAGATATTCTCCATCATTTCCACCATCAACAGCCAGGGTACCACCATATTACTGGTGGAACAAAACGCATTTATGGCCCTTCAGGTGGCTCACCGGGCCTATGTACTGGAAACAGGCCGGGTGGTACTGTCCGGGGACGCCAAGAAACTACAGAAGGATGAAAAGGTTCGCTCGGCCTATTTGGGTGAATAA
- a CDS encoding sulfite exporter TauE/SafE family protein, whose protein sequence is MLDGILAKAGLLMELANNSQVAQAVTQASGTPGMPWWAWPLILLVTCFIMGIVAVMAGVGGGVLFVPIVGSFFPFHLDFVRGAGLIVALAGALAAGPGLLKANLANLRLALPVALIASTFSIVGAFIGLALPADILQICLGITISLIAILFIFSKNSEFPNVGQPDTLSRSLNITGTYYEPSAGRPVKWTVWRTPQGFLLFVAIGMVAGMFGLGAGWANVPVLNLLMGAPLKIAVGSSKFLLSITDTSAAWVYLNQGAVLPIIAVPSVLGIMLGSLVGVKLLAGAKPKIVRNMVIVMLLFAGIRSLLKGLGY, encoded by the coding sequence ATGTTGGATGGAATTTTAGCCAAGGCCGGTTTGCTTATGGAACTGGCAAACAACTCCCAGGTTGCCCAGGCTGTGACCCAGGCTTCAGGAACGCCGGGGATGCCCTGGTGGGCGTGGCCCCTTATATTACTGGTTACATGCTTTATCATGGGTATAGTTGCTGTAATGGCGGGTGTGGGCGGCGGTGTGCTCTTTGTACCCATCGTGGGTAGTTTCTTTCCGTTCCACCTGGATTTTGTACGGGGTGCAGGACTGATTGTGGCCCTGGCCGGGGCTCTGGCAGCCGGCCCGGGTTTGCTGAAAGCCAACCTGGCTAATTTGCGCCTTGCTTTGCCGGTGGCGCTAATTGCCTCTACCTTTAGTATTGTGGGAGCGTTTATCGGCCTGGCGTTACCGGCGGATATATTGCAAATTTGCTTGGGTATAACCATTAGTTTGATTGCCATACTATTCATTTTTTCCAAGAACAGCGAATTCCCCAATGTGGGTCAACCGGATACCCTGTCCCGTTCTCTAAATATAACCGGTACTTATTACGAGCCTTCGGCCGGTAGACCGGTTAAGTGGACGGTTTGGCGTACACCCCAGGGGTTTTTGCTCTTCGTAGCCATCGGTATGGTGGCCGGTATGTTCGGCCTGGGTGCCGGTTGGGCCAATGTACCGGTGTTGAACCTGCTCATGGGCGCACCGCTGAAAATCGCTGTGGGATCAAGTAAATTTCTGTTATCCATTACTGACACGTCGGCAGCCTGGGTGTATTTAAACCAGGGGGCGGTGCTGCCCATCATTGCGGTGCCGTCGGTGTTGGGTATTATGCTGGGTTCACTGGTGGGTGTCAAACTGCTGGCCGGAGCAAAGCCCAAAATAGTGCGCAATATGGTTATTGTCATGCTGCTGTTTGCCGGCATCAGGTCATTGCTTAAAGGATTAGGATACTAG
- a CDS encoding ferredoxin domain-containing protein, producing the protein MSGIMHTVAELMAVSARTAPKCLGQDYLDIQVLSGDDLQRLADEMDKFGRETGKVNFDRDAENIRHSEAVLFVSLRENVPLGLDCGACGHEQCAQLESRQGPDFLGPLCAWRVMDLGIALGSAAKTAGILNVDNRVMYRPAVVAKKMGLVKGAIVCAIPISATSKNIYFDRPVK; encoded by the coding sequence TTGTCCGGTATCATGCATACGGTTGCCGAGCTTATGGCGGTGTCCGCCAGAACTGCACCCAAATGCTTGGGGCAGGATTATTTGGACATTCAAGTGTTGTCGGGTGACGACCTTCAAAGACTGGCCGATGAAATGGATAAATTCGGCCGGGAAACCGGTAAAGTTAATTTTGACCGTGACGCGGAAAACATCCGGCATTCGGAAGCCGTATTATTCGTGTCGTTACGCGAAAATGTCCCCCTGGGTCTTGATTGTGGTGCCTGTGGACATGAGCAATGTGCTCAATTGGAGAGCCGCCAGGGGCCGGATTTTTTAGGACCGCTATGCGCCTGGCGGGTGATGGACTTGGGGATTGCCCTTGGTTCGGCGGCTAAAACTGCGGGTATCCTGAATGTCGATAACCGGGTTATGTACCGGCCGGCTGTGGTGGCTAAAAAAATGGGTTTGGTCAAGGGGGCCATTGTTTGTGCCATCCCCATCTCGGCCACCAGCAAAAATATATATTTTGACCGGCCGGTAAAATAG
- the murI gene encoding glutamate racemase, with amino-acid sequence MPNPNPIGIFDSGVGGISVLKEIRRLLPGEDFLYFADSAHCPYGVKPPENIRRRITKITEFLIGSGAKVIVAACNTASIAGLDYLRRHFSIPIVGMEPAIKPAAEITRNGKVGVLATGVTINGERFNSLLTRFAGDIEVINVPCPGLVEQVEMGLLNAPETAELLHKFLNPLIKSAVDTVVLGCTHYPFLRPLVESIMGPEVKVIDTGCAVAKRVHQVLQSEDLLAESAAIGTGIFYTSGNPKEVGQIIRRLWDQPDITVEYIDI; translated from the coding sequence TTGCCCAACCCGAATCCCATAGGGATTTTTGATTCGGGTGTGGGAGGTATATCGGTATTGAAGGAAATCCGCCGCCTGCTGCCCGGTGAAGACTTTCTTTATTTTGCCGATTCCGCCCATTGTCCATATGGAGTAAAACCACCGGAAAACATACGTCGCCGAATAACTAAAATCACCGAATTCTTAATAGGCTCCGGAGCAAAAGTTATAGTCGCCGCGTGCAATACCGCCTCTATAGCAGGTTTGGATTATTTACGCCGGCATTTTTCAATACCCATTGTGGGCATGGAACCCGCCATCAAACCTGCCGCCGAGATAACCCGCAACGGCAAAGTAGGTGTCCTGGCCACAGGTGTCACCATTAACGGAGAACGGTTTAATTCCCTTTTAACCCGTTTTGCAGGCGACATAGAGGTCATTAATGTACCCTGCCCCGGTCTGGTGGAGCAGGTGGAGATGGGACTCTTAAACGCCCCGGAAACAGCCGAATTACTGCACAAGTTTCTTAACCCGCTCATTAAAAGCGCCGTGGATACCGTGGTATTGGGCTGCACCCATTATCCCTTCTTGCGCCCCCTGGTGGAGTCCATAATGGGACCCGAGGTAAAGGTAATCGATACCGGCTGCGCTGTGGCCAAAAGAGTACACCAGGTTTTACAATCGGAAGACTTGCTGGCAGAGTCTGCCGCCATAGGTACGGGTATCTTTTATACCAGCGGCAACCCGAAGGAGGTTGGCCAGATAATCAGGCGTTTATGGGACCAACCCGATATAACAGTGGAATACATAGATATATAA